TTATTAAAAGAATGAAATTTTAAAAATTTTTCATTTTTAAAAGATGCATTTTTTTGAAATGCATTAGCAGTTTCTTTTGGTGCGATTATTTGTTTAATTATAGTTAGAGTATTTACCTACACATTGTTTGCTTGAGGTTTTTTGTATTTAAATAAATATATAAAAAAAATATTTTATATTATTTTAATAATAGTAAGTTTAATACCTGAATTTAGTATATTTTTAGCACTTAAAATGGTGATATCATCTTTAAAAATAATGAATGTTTTGACATGATTTAACCTTTCGACTAATTCTATATTTTCTATTTTTCTTTTATTTAATTTAATATCTGTATTAGAAAAAAGTAAAGAAAAAGTTAATATTTATGGAAAAATAGATAATTTAAAATTAATTGAAAAATTTTATTTTTTAATTTGAAAAGAAATTAAAGGATTGATTTTGTTAACTATAATTTTTAGTACAATTTCAATGTGAAATAGTTATTTATGACCTAGTTTTTTATTATCTAACAATGAAGAACAAACAATATCTATTTGATTTAGAAATTTAGGTCAAAAATCTTTAGGTTCTAATTTTGTAAATATTCAATC
This Mesomycoplasma neurolyticum DNA region includes the following protein-coding sequences:
- a CDS encoding ABC transporter permease family protein; amino-acid sequence: MYVYKKIFLEIIKNLLIIFLILVLLFPLYYLIVLSLKSNTSINNGDFSVLLKEWNFKNFSFLKDAFFWNALAVSFGAIICLIIVRVFTYTLFAWGFLYLNKYIKKIFYIILIIVSLIPEFSIFLALKMVISSLKIMNVLTWFNLSTNSIFSIFLLFNLISVLEKSKEKVNIYGKIDNLKLIEKFYFLIWKEIKGLILLTIIFSTISMWNSYLWPSFLLSNNEEQTISIWFRNLGQKSLGSNFVNIQSAGALISLIVPLTIYILFSKKINKFIF